A window of the Myxosarcina sp. GI1 genome harbors these coding sequences:
- the dcd gene encoding dCTP deaminase, producing the protein MRVSSTDIRKFIQQGCLKITGNINHEFESSTQIRPASIDIHVSNIFWKFKQKESDEIDILDLDKAKEIKQNPELLYDRIELKSHEHLTLDPGDIILTETLEEIELPNFLSASLKGRSSYARLGISIHCTGDYINPGYKGHMPMQIVNHSPKSVKIYPFLKLAQLVFYKLSSQPDINYQSLPNTIYNSDNCDTEGLSLWFVDKDIENFANRVSGKKFAKDTEDKIRNLVERSEKRIFKQMEEHLARNKITEPNQIEEEIKNYEIKDVKRDKKMRLTFWFFSIVFGADLSILIPSVIEAVSTNDFQNPMFWISSTILIFSVIILWITFDYRFIGL; encoded by the coding sequence ATGCGCGTTTCAAGCACAGACATTCGGAAATTTATACAACAAGGATGTTTAAAAATTACGGGAAATATCAATCATGAATTTGAGTCGAGTACTCAAATAAGACCAGCTTCTATAGACATTCATGTGTCTAATATATTTTGGAAATTCAAGCAAAAAGAATCTGATGAAATAGATATTTTAGATTTAGATAAAGCCAAAGAAATCAAACAAAATCCAGAGCTACTATACGATAGAATTGAGCTAAAATCTCATGAACATTTAACTCTCGATCCTGGAGATATAATATTAACCGAAACTTTGGAAGAAATTGAATTACCTAATTTTTTATCAGCAAGTTTAAAGGGAAGAAGCAGTTATGCAAGGCTTGGTATTTCTATTCATTGCACTGGAGATTATATAAATCCTGGATACAAAGGGCATATGCCTATGCAGATAGTGAATCATAGTCCAAAATCAGTAAAGATTTATCCATTTTTAAAATTGGCGCAATTAGTATTTTACAAATTAAGTTCTCAGCCTGATATAAACTATCAATCGTTGCCTAACACTATTTATAATTCTGATAATTGCGATACAGAAGGTTTATCCCTATGGTTTGTAGATAAAGATATTGAAAATTTCGCCAATAGAGTTAGCGGAAAGAAATTTGCCAAAGATACTGAAGACAAAATCAGAAATCTTGTAGAAAGAAGCGAAAAGAGAATCTTCAAGCAAATGGAAGAACATCTAGCGAGAAACAAAATAACAGAGCCAAACCAAATTGAAGAGGAAATCAAAAATTATGAAATCAAAGACGTGAAAAGAGACAAAAAAATGCGTCTTACCTTTTGGTTTTTTTCAATAGTTTTTGGTGCAGATTTAAGTATTTTAATTCCTTCAGTAATTGAAGCAGTTAGCACCAATGATTTTCAGAATCCTATGTTTTGGATTAGCTCAACTATTCTCATATTTTCAGTAATAATTTTATGGATTACTTTTGATTACCGATTCATTGGTTTATAA
- a CDS encoding pentapeptide repeat-containing protein, with amino-acid sequence MLNKVLIDFNNLDIGNYQFWQWAYLGYEELYRWASIISTPLTLWLIAKKVTLESAKRQDKISDEQNKQKALNGYFERMTKLLVEKHLSLKPFGSPEVKAARALTLSVLRELDPERNKQVIQFLSDASLIQNKLSGSTPTLLREVSLSGVNLRKAILSHADLSGSEISSANLSCTFIENTNLSNAYLICTDLSGACLNNSNLKDACLIGAILNGTELKNADLENANLRNSYISHADLEGASLVCAKFGSTSLKKINLADSNLSGVNLRSFDLNNLYLKRAKYTKDHSKLPDTMFPENFNPKAAGMIKVENE; translated from the coding sequence ATGCTGAATAAAGTTCTTATTGATTTTAATAATTTAGATATTGGTAACTATCAATTTTGGCAGTGGGCTTATTTAGGCTACGAAGAATTGTATAGATGGGCAAGCATAATTTCGACTCCACTGACACTTTGGTTGATTGCCAAAAAAGTTACTTTGGAATCGGCGAAGCGACAAGATAAAATTTCCGACGAGCAAAATAAACAAAAAGCATTGAATGGCTATTTTGAGCGTATGACAAAGCTTTTAGTTGAGAAACATCTTTCTCTTAAGCCATTTGGAAGTCCTGAAGTTAAAGCCGCAAGAGCTTTAACTTTGTCTGTATTGAGAGAACTCGATCCTGAAAGAAATAAACAGGTAATTCAATTTTTATCTGATGCGAGTTTGATTCAAAATAAACTTTCAGGAAGTACACCTACTTTGTTGAGAGAGGTCAGTTTATCAGGAGTCAATTTAAGAAAAGCTATCTTAAGTCATGCCGATCTGAGTGGTTCAGAAATAAGTAGTGCCAATTTAAGCTGTACTTTTATTGAGAATACCAATCTAAGTAATGCTTATCTAATATGTACTGATTTATCGGGTGCTTGCTTGAATAATTCCAACCTGAAAGATGCTTGTTTAATTGGTGCTATTTTGAATGGTACAGAATTGAAAAATGCCGACTTAGAAAATGCTAATTTAAGAAATTCTTATATAAGTCATGCAGACCTTGAGGGAGCTAGTCTGGTTTGTGCCAAATTTGGTAGTACAAGTTTGAAAAAAATTAATTTGGCTGATTCTAATTTAAGTGGTGTGAACTTGAGGTCTTTTGACCTTAATAATTTGTACCTAAAAAGAGCCAAGTATACCAAAGACCATTCTAAATTGCCCGATACGATGTTTCCCGAAAACTTTAACCCTAAAGCCGCAGGAATGATAAAAGTTGAAAATGAATAG